A stretch of DNA from Leopardus geoffroyi isolate Oge1 chromosome B3, O.geoffroyi_Oge1_pat1.0, whole genome shotgun sequence:
GGGACCTCCTGACCTCTCTGCTTTActgcttctgccttcctttctagGAGGTAGTGCGGAAGGTGGAGAGCACCAAGACAGACAGTCGGGACAAGCCCCTGAAGGATGTGACAATCGCAGACTGTGGCAAGATCGAGGTGGAGAAGCCCTTTGCCATCGCCAAGGAGTAGGCCCCCAGGGACTTCTTCCCTTTGAGCCACCATCTGTGCGGCCCTGTTGCCctccagggagggggtggggtgggtgggtaaagATGGCCCGCCACACGGCTCCATGCTGCACTGGCCCTAGTGCTGGCATCAGACGGAGTGGACTCCTCACCTCACATTCCATAGGCCTCCAGGCCCGGTTTTGTAACAAACTCCTATCCATGCtgaccaataaaaaaaaaggtggtttggttttttttaaaccagtgtgGGCTGAGTTCTTAGGCCTCCAACACCTGCTCAAGTCTCTGTCCCAGCATGTCTGGGACTCTTGGGGCAGGGGGTGCCTGTCCCCATCTGAGGCTCTGGTCTGACCCCTTTCTCTAGACACTGCctacagaatttcaagcaggagCTTTTAGTCCTCATTTCTAACCTTTGCCACTACTGTGCCTCAACCTTTGCTTGTCTCCTGCCCCTTTCTGGGGTAGGTGAAGAAATACACCAGTCTCTTTTCAAAGCCTACATCTAAATTGGACTTCTCCCTTTATTCCTTATCCCCTGTTGTCCCTGCCCTGGCATCTGGGGTGGTTAAATCCTGGGTCCGGGCCAAGGGGGACCCAGCCTCTGAGAAGGGGGCTCATACACTGAGGCACATGCCTGTCCTGGCAGGTGGCCCACAGACCTCTGGGCTGGTCAGGGCATCGGTGGCAAAGGAGCAGGGTGACAGGGAGCCTCGGACTGGGCTTTAGCTGAGCTGGTGCTGAAGCCATAGAGGCCCTGGAGCACGCCATTCACCACCATGTTGGACAGAGGCTCTGTGggacagaaggaaaaagggaggaaggggtaGGAGACCACAGAGAAATTGATGTAGGACAGGCCCAGCCTCAGGCCTGCAGCTGCTAGAGCCCCTGCACCCATAGGCTCAGCCCCCTCCTCAGGAGCAGGAGTCCCCACCAAGGCCAGAGGTAACAACAATTGGCCACCCCAAATGGGGCCTTGGCTTTCCTGGCTCACATCCTGTTCACAAGAGCTTGGTAAAGCCAAGCAGGTGAAGAATGGAGACCAGGAGAGCCAAATTTATTTCACCATGTCTGCCTCCTGAATGAGAATAGAAAGCAGGCTATAGGAGCAGCAGGATAGGTGTCGCCCCAAAGGAGGGCATTAGGAGGGAGATATTGCCTGGGGGTCCTGAGCTGAAAAATGCAAGTTCGCCCCTGACTCCCCACCCTGCTACCTAGGCCCTAAATATAGATTATAGGTCagagcccatccccccacccctcacctgggGATGGGATGCAAACGTAGGGATCCATGCAGAAGCTGATGACAGGCCGGTGgtggagctgggagctgggggggcgggggtaggggagGAGAGTCATAATAGTGGAAGGAGAGGCGAGGCAGGGGCAGGGTCTCCTATCAGGTGGAGACTAGGGATTAAGATCACCAAGCACCCAAAAAGGGAAGGTGAGCGAGAAGTGGTCTCAGGAGATAGATAGATCCCAACAGAGATACCTGGACTGCTGGGAGAGGCCAGACACCAGCAGGCACAAGGCCACTAGGGGGCAGCCTGAGTTGGGCGGggaattgggggcgggggggggggtgggtggggcttcCACTTGCCTGCTGTTCTTGGGCAGGAACTCCCCCAAGGCACTGAAAAGAGGAGACCCGCTGTGAGCGGCTGTCGGGCTAGGAGTTGGGGGGAGGCACGCGCGCGTGAGGAAGGGGTGGAGACACACAAGCCCAGCACCACACCTCCCAGGGGACCACTACTTCT
This window harbors:
- the SNX22 gene encoding sorting nexin-22 isoform X3, with translation MLEVHIPSVGPEAEDPRQSPEKGHMIKKLYKVPDFPSKRLPNWRTRGLEQRRQGLEAYIQGVLYLNQDVPKELLEFLSLRHFSTDPKASNWGPTAAHSGSPLFSALGEFLPKNSRQVEAPPTPPPAPNSPPNSGCPLVALCLLVSGLSQQSSSQLHHRPVISFCMDPYVCIPSPEPLSNMVVNGVLQGLYGFSTSSAKAQSEAPCHPAPLPPMP
- the SNX22 gene encoding sorting nexin-22 isoform X1, whose amino-acid sequence is MLEVHIPSVGPEAEDPRQSPEKGHMVFRVEVLCRGRRHIVQRRYSEFHALHKRIKKLYKVPDFPSKRLPNWRTRGLEQRRQGLEAYIQGVLYLNQDVPKELLEFLSLRHFSTDPKASNWGPTAAHSGSPLFSALGEFLPKNSRQVEAPPTPPPAPNSPPNSGCPLVALCLLVSGLSQQSSSQLHHRPVISFCMDPYVCIPSPEPLSNMVVNGVLQGLYGFSTSSAKAQSEAPCHPAPLPPMP